A window of Tepidisphaeraceae bacterium genomic DNA:
CGGTGGCAAGGCCCCACGCACCGTTTATCTGGCCGTGGCCGACGGCGCGCTGACGATCAAGAGCGGTGGTGAGACGAAGGTGATGTAGGACGGGTCAGCGGGACGCGGGCAGCGACGAACGATCGAAAGCGATTGAACGAGAGAGAGCGAGAGTGCCTTTCATGAACAGCAACGGACACAACATCCTCATCGTCGATGACTCGGCCACCACGCGGGCGGTCATCAAGCGAACGCTGCAGATGGCCGAGGTGCCCCTTCAGCAGATCTACGAGGCCCCCAACGGTAAGGCGGCGCTCGAGGTGCTGTCGTGCGTGCGGGTCGACCTCGTGCTGGCCGACCTGCACATGCCGCAGATGACCGGCGTGGAGATGGCCAGCGCCATCCACGCCAACCCGGAGACCACCGGCATCCCGGTGATCGTCGTCTCGGCCGAGCCGAACGTGGAACGGTTGGAACGACTGACCAGCGAGGCGGGCATTCGCGGGTACGTCCGCAAGCCCTTCACGCCCGAACAGATCGCCGTCGCCGTGCGCGACGTGCTTCAGGGAGCGACGAACCATGCTTGATACGCAATCGATTAGCGCCGACAGCGCACTGGAAATGATCGTGGAGGCGATGGAGTCGATGACGTTCGTCTCCCCCTTCCCGGCCGACGGCGTCCCCACCTTCTCGGCCGGCGAGCAACCGCTGATGCGCTGCACGATCGGCTTTGGTGGCTCCGATGCTGAGGGTGGCGTGACGATGGTGCTGCCACTGGCGCTGGCGAAGGTGTTCGCTGCCAACCTGCTTGGCTGCGACCCCGATGCCCCCGACGCCGCCGAGCGCGCCACCGACTGCGCCGCCGAGATGATGAACGTCATGTGCGGCCGCCTGCTGGCGAGTCTGCCCCCGGCCAGCTTGGCCGGCATCGAGATGCGCCTGCCGCAATGCACCGATGTGCCGGCCGATGCGCCCGATGCCGATGTTGCCCCCCCGCCCGGCGCGTACGTGTTGGACGGTGACGGGCACCTGTTTTGGATCGCGGTCGCCGGACTTGGATGGTAAGCATGATCGCCGACGCACGCACAACCTCGCCCATCGCCACCGCGGCGCGACCGATCCGCGTGCTGATCGTCGACGACTCGGCCGTCGTGCGGCAGATGCTGTCGCGCGAGCTGGCGCGCGAAAAGTCCATCGAGGTGGTCGGCACCGCGCCCGACCCCTACATCGCTCGCGATAAGATCGTGGAGCTGAACCCGGACGTGCTCACGCTCGACGTCGAGATGCCGCGTATGGACGGCATCACGTTCCTCGGCAAGCTAATGCGATCGCGGCCGATGCCGGTCATCGTGCTTAGCTCGCTGACGCAGCAAGGCACCCAGACCGCAATCGAGGCCTTGGCCGCCGGCGCGGTTGATATCGTCGGGAAACCGGGCGGCTCATTCACCGTGGGCGATCTTGGGCCGATACTGATCGAGAAGATCAAGCACGCGTCGGTCGCGAAGGTGCGACAGGTCGTCGCCCCACCGCCACGAAGCGCGGCCCATGGCGCGTCGAGCATGACGTGCACGACCGATAAGGTGTTCGCGATCGGCGCATCCACCGGTGGCGTGCAGGCGTTAACGGAAGTGCTGACCGCGTTTCCACCATCGGCGCCGGGCACGGTGATCGTGCAGCACATGCCGGCCAAGTTCACCGCGTCGTTCGCGCAGCGCCTGAATGACATCTGCAACGTCGAGGTGAAGGAAGCCGCCGACGGTGACACCGTGATGCCCGGCCGCGTGCTGCTGGCGCCCGGTGGGCTGCACATGCTGCTGCGGCGCTCCGGCGCACGCTACTACGTGGAAGTGAAGGACGGGCCCGACGTGCACCACCAGCGGCCCAGCGTCGAGATCCTGTTCAACTCGGTCGCCAAGGTGGCCGGCGCGAACGCGATCGGAGCAATTCTGACCGGCATGGGTGCCGACGGTGCGCAGGGCCTGCTGAACATGCGCAACGCCGGGGCGCGAACGATCGCGCAGGACCAGGCGACGTGCGTCGTCTTCGGCATGCCCGGCGAGGCCGTGAAGCTGGGCGCGCCCGAGCGGGTGCTGCCGCTGGGCGAGATTGCAAGGACGATGATTCGCCTGGTGAACGACAACTAGAACAACGTGCCGTTCGATCCCCCGTGCCCCGCGGATCGAATGGTTTTTCGATGAGGCGGGCACACGTCGCTAGCGCGACGATTCGATAGCAACACGCGAAACGCGAGAAGTAACTATGTCAACTGCAACGCCGGCGGCGCCGGTCCTCAACCCGAAGTTGATCATCCCGTTCGTCAACTCGGTGCGTCAGGTCTTCAGCACGATGGTGTCGGTCCCCACGACCGTGAAGCCCCCGCACCTCAAGGGCAGCGCCGGCCCGTCGTACGACGTGTCGGGCATCATCGGCTTCTCGGGCGACGTGGTCGGCTCGGTGGTCGTCAGCTTCGAGAAGTCGGCCGCCGTCAAACTCGTCGCCGCCTTTGCCGGCATGGAGATCGCCGTCGACAGCCCCGACTTTGCCGACGCGATCGGTGAGCTGGCCAACATGATCGCCGGCAGCGCCAAGAAGGACCTCGGCGCCGCCGCCAGCATCAGCGTGCCCAACGTGATCATCGGCGCCGGCCACACGGTGGCGCGCCTGAGCGACGTGCCGTGCATCGTCATCCCCTGCACCACCCCGGTCGGCGACTTCGCCGTCGAGGTCAACGTGAAGCAGACGGTCAAGCCTGCTTAACCTTTACACCCGTGGTCGCGACGGATGCCGGCGCGCCTGTGAGCCTTTTCGGAGAGAACCCCAATGAAGATCCTACTGGTCGACGACTCGCGCACGATGCGCAACATTCAGAAGAAGGTCCTGGACACCCTTGGCGGCGTCGAGTTCGGTGAGGCCGGCGACGGCCTTGAAGCCCTGACCGCCATCGCGGCGGCCGGAAAGTTCGACCTCATCCTGGTCGACTGGAACATGCCGAACATGGACGGTCACACGCTCGTGAAAAAGATCCGCGAGACCGACAAGGCCACCCCGCTCATCATGGTGACCACCGAGAGCGAGAAGCAGCGCGTGATCGACGCGATCAAGGCCGGCGTGAACAACTACGTGATCAAGCCCTTTACGCCCGACGCGCTGATGGACAAGGTCAAGCAGACGCTCAGCAAGCTCGCCGTCGCCGCCGCCGCCGCCGCCTAAGCGGCGAACGACGCGCCTGCGGGAACGTCTCGCGCGTGCGTCCCCACATAGCCGCTGGCTTGCCGGTGGCCATGTACCGGCGTGCGACGATCGCCCATCGACCGGTGGGCACAAGGCAGGCATGACGATGTACCCAACGCACCCCAACCACGGTCCGACCGACCCATCGGCGGGCGCCATCTTCACCTGCCCGGCCCTGCAAGGGCTGGCGCGGATGGTGGAACTGCTGCCGGCGCCCGTGAGCGTGGGTGCCCACGCACAGGTCGTGCCCGTGACGCTCGACCAGAACGTTGCGCGCGTGCGACTGGACGGCGCAACGGCATCCCCGGCCAACATGCTGGCACTGGCGGGATCGGGGGTCACGGTGTTCGATGACGGCCTGTCGCTGCGCGCGTCGCGTGCAGGTCGGTTAAGCGTCGATCAGCACGGCAGGTTGAGCGTCGTGCCCATGCTCGAGGTCGACGGTCACGTCACGCCGTCCAGTGGCCCTGTCGATTTCGAGGGTGACGTGCTGGTGCGCGGCGACGTGCGCGACAACGCGCACCTTCGCTGCGGTGGCACGCTCTGGGTAACCGGCTGCATCGAGGCGGCGCACCTGGACGTTGCGCGCGACATCTGCGTGGCCGACGGCATCTCGGGCAACAACAAGGCCTGCTGCAGCGCCGGTGGCAACATCTCGGCCAAGCACATCAGCCACGGCAACGTGCGCGCCGGTGGCGACGTGACGGTCGACGGCACGGTGTCGGGCAGCCAGGTCGACTGCGACGGCCGACTGATCGTGAATCGCGGGTCGGTCGTCTCCAGCCGCGTGACCGCGGTGGGGGGACTGCGATGTTCCGTGCTGGGCGCGCCGGCCGATGGGCACACGGTGATCGAGGTGGGCAACGACCACCGACTGGCGGCCCAGGCGCAGCAGACGATCCGTGAGATTCAACAGCAACGCTTCAAGGCGGCCGAATTGCGCCGCTCGGCCGAGCCGTTGCTGCGGTTTCGCAAGCACCTGACGCCCACGCTGCAGACGCAAATGTCCGACCTGCTGCACCAAGCTGCGAAATTGGACGTCCGCAGCGCCGAAGGCATGGAATGGCTTCGCGTCGCGTACGAACGCATGACGAACTCGGCCGCACACGCGATCGAGGTCACCCAGCGGGTGCATGGGCGGTTGACGCTGCTGTTCCCGCGCGTCTCGTGCCGCGTGCTGCGCGAGCGGCCGGGGCCGATTCGAATCGAGACCCGTCGGATCGATGGGCTGGAACAGGTGGTGATGCTCGACGCCGGTGGAGAGATCGTGCAGGTGCTTGAAGCGCAGCCGGTCGTCAACGACGCGTTGGACGCCGTGCATCAGGCCACGGTGGTGCAGACGCCGCAGGCCGCGTAGCGCGTGGGTTGGGATCAAGGGTACGCCAGAAGGGGTCAAGGGATCGCTTGAAGGCCGAACACATCAACATCTTCATCGAGGCGACCGGCCACGTCATCAAGACGATGGTGCACGTGCCGATCACGCTGGGCACGCCCCGCCTGCGCCGCGACGACGACCGGCTGCATAAACTGTACAAGGTGTCGGCAATCATCGAACTGTCGGGCAAGATCCGCGGGTTGTTCGTGCTGAACCTGTCGGCGCCGGTGGCGCTGGCACTGGCGACGGGCATCAGTGGCACCCCCCAGACCGCGATCGATGCCGACACGCTCGATGCGATCGCCGAGATCGCCAACATGATCGCCGGCAGCGCCAAGCAGAAGCTGTCGACCGGCGCCGGTGGCCCGCTGAGCATGACGGTCCCCACGCTGCTGAACACCGGCGACGTCGTCTACCCCCAGGCGCTGCCGTTCATCGCCATTCCGTTCGATTGCCCCAACGGCCGCTTCCTGATCGAGGTCGGCCTGCGCCCCGCCGCCGACGTGCTGTCGACGGCAGCGTAGAAACCTTGGGGATTTCCCCGCAACACTGCCTGGCGAGAAGCTGCGCCTGCCTATCTACGTGTATAATGACGTCACCTCTCTCATGGACGACGTTGTGAACGCTATGCTCAGCCTGCTGACCGCACCACTGGCGCTCTCGATGGGCCCGTCTGAACTGACGGTCCTGCTGGCCACGGTGCTCGTATGCCTTGGGGTGGTTCGATGGTGGGACCGGTGGGTTGCGCAGGAACGTTCTCACCGGCGCAGCGCGACGGTTACGCCGCCATCGGCCACCGTACCCTCGGCCCCGGCGCCGGCGGAATCGATCGCCGGCCGGGAGCTGGAACGGCTGCGCGCCGCCATGTCGGGCATCGCCAACGGGGTCGTGGTCGCCGACAGCAAGGGGAACCTGATCGACTGGAACCCCGCGGCGCTGCGGTTGCACGGCTACGCGTCGATCGACGAGGTGCGGCATCACGTGGCCCACTTCGTCGACACGTTCGTGTTGGCCGAGCCGGGCGGTCGGGTCCTCAGCGTCCCCGAATGGCCAATCCCTCGCATGATTCGAGGCGAGCACGTCGATAACGTCGAGTTGCTGGTGCGGCGCACCGACACCCAACAGGAATGGTTCATCAACTACACCGGCGCCATCGTGCGCAGCCCATTGGGCGAGATCGAGTTGCTCGTGCTGACGCTGCAGGACACCACCGAGGCGCGCCGCGCCGCCAAGGCGCTTCGCGAGAGCGAGGAGCGCTTTCGGCAGTTGGCCGACGCGATGCCCCAGATCGTCTGGACGGCCGGCGGCGATGGTCAGATCGACTACTACAACCGCCGCGGGCTCGAGTTGATCGGTGAGCCGAACGCCAGCAGTAGCCGCTGGGACGCGTTGTTTCACCCGGACGACGTCGCGCCAACGCATGCGATCTGGAGCGAGTCGATGCGCACGGGCAATGCGTTCGAGCACGAGTACCGCCTGCAGGACGCTCGCAGCGGTGAGTTCCGCTGGTGGTTGGGCCGTGCGGTGCCAGTGACGGACGACGAGCGCAACATCGTCCGCTGGATCGGCACCAGCACCGACATTCACGAACTGAAGCTCGCGGGCGATGCCATTCGTAACGGCTCGACACTGCTGCGCACGCTGATCGAGGGCATTATCGATCCCGTCTACATCAAGGATGTGGACGGCCGGTACCTGCTGGTGAACGCCGCCCTGGCCAGCGCGATGAACCGCACGCCAGAGGAGATCGTCGGCAACGACGACATCACGCTGCTCGGCCCGGAGGTCGGTGGGATCGTGCGCAACAGCGACCGGCGCGTGCTGGCGTCGGAGGGCACGCAGACGTACGAGGAGACGGTCACGACGAACGGCCGGACCTTCCACTTCCTGGAGACGAAATCCCCCCACCGCGACGCCGGCGGGCGCGTCGTGGGGTTGATCGGCATCTCGCGCGACATCTCGGCTCACAAACAGTCGGAAGAGCGATGGCACGAGCAGCAGGCGCAGCTGGCCCATCTGGAACGCGTACGCACGGTCGGCCAGATGGCGTCGGGCCTCGCGCACGAGCTGAACCAGCCGCTGGGCGCAATTGCGAACTACACCGAGGCCTGCCGCGTACTGCTTGAGCGTGGCAACCTCAGTGCACCACAACTGGCCGACGCGCTGGCGGCCGTGGTGTCGGAAACCGCGCGGGCAGGCGAGATCATCCGCCGGTTGCGCAGCTTCGTGAAGAAGCAACGGCCGCACGGCCAACCGGTGGACATCAACGCGACCGTTCGCGATTCGGCCAGCATCATGTCCTACGACCTGCGTACCGCAGGCGTGCAACCGCAGTGGCAGTTGGATTGCACGCTCGGTCCGGTGTTGGCCGACCACGTGCAGATCGAGCAGGTGTTGATCAACCTGATGCGCAACGCGATCGACGCGATGCGCGACAACGAGACGCCGGAACGACGGCTGATCGTCCGGACGGCGTGCAACGGCCAAGGGAAGGTGCGCGTGTCTATATCGGACAACGGCAGCGGGGTGCCGGCCGACCAACTGCCACGCATCTTCGACGCGTTTTACACGACCAAGTCCAACGGTATGGGCATCGGGCTGGCCCTGTGCCGAACCATCATCGAAGAGCACGGTGGTGAGATCGCCGCCGAGCGCAACCCCGACCGTGGCATGACCTTCTCGTTCACCCTGCGACCCACGCGCCCGGTGACCGACGTTCAGCAGGAGGCTGTATGAGCGACGAACAACCGATCGTCCACGTCGTCGACGACGACCCCGGCATGCGCCAGTCGACCGCCCTGCTGCTGCAGTCGGCCGGTTTAGCGTGCGCCACGTACGCGTCGGCAGCGCAGTTCCTGGCTGCCTGCCGGCCCACGTGCCCGGGTTGCCTCATCCTCGACCTGCAACTGCCGGGTATGTGCGGCATCGATCTCGTCGAACAGCTGCGCACGCGCGGCATCGCGTTGCCGATCCTGATCGTCAGTGGCACCGGCACCATTCACATGGCGGTGCAGGGCATGAAGCTGGGCGTGCTGGACTTCCTCGAGAAGCCCGTCGACCCGCAGACGCTGCTGGCCAAGGTGCGCTCTGGGCTTGAACTGGACGCCCAGAACCGCGCCGCCGATGCTGAACTGCGAGAGTTGCGCGACCGGTTCACCGCCGTCACGTCGCGCGAGCGAGAGCTGTTGAAGCTGCTGGTCGACGGGCTTTCGAGCAAGCAGATCGCCAGCACGCTCGGCATCTCGATCAAGAC
This region includes:
- a CDS encoding response regulator, which gives rise to MNSNGHNILIVDDSATTRAVIKRTLQMAEVPLQQIYEAPNGKAALEVLSCVRVDLVLADLHMPQMTGVEMASAIHANPETTGIPVIVVSAEPNVERLERLTSEAGIRGYVRKPFTPEQIAVAVRDVLQGATNHA
- a CDS encoding chemotaxis response regulator protein-glutamate methylesterase, which produces MIADARTTSPIATAARPIRVLIVDDSAVVRQMLSRELAREKSIEVVGTAPDPYIARDKIVELNPDVLTLDVEMPRMDGITFLGKLMRSRPMPVIVLSSLTQQGTQTAIEALAAGAVDIVGKPGGSFTVGDLGPILIEKIKHASVAKVRQVVAPPPRSAAHGASSMTCTTDKVFAIGASTGGVQALTEVLTAFPPSAPGTVIVQHMPAKFTASFAQRLNDICNVEVKEAADGDTVMPGRVLLAPGGLHMLLRRSGARYYVEVKDGPDVHHQRPSVEILFNSVAKVAGANAIGAILTGMGADGAQGLLNMRNAGARTIAQDQATCVVFGMPGEAVKLGAPERVLPLGEIARTMIRLVNDN
- a CDS encoding chemotaxis protein CheX, with protein sequence MSTATPAAPVLNPKLIIPFVNSVRQVFSTMVSVPTTVKPPHLKGSAGPSYDVSGIIGFSGDVVGSVVVSFEKSAAVKLVAAFAGMEIAVDSPDFADAIGELANMIAGSAKKDLGAAASISVPNVIIGAGHTVARLSDVPCIVIPCTTPVGDFAVEVNVKQTVKPA
- a CDS encoding response regulator codes for the protein MKILLVDDSRTMRNIQKKVLDTLGGVEFGEAGDGLEALTAIAAAGKFDLILVDWNMPNMDGHTLVKKIRETDKATPLIMVTTESEKQRVIDAIKAGVNNYVIKPFTPDALMDKVKQTLSKLAVAAAAAA
- a CDS encoding FapA family protein; amino-acid sequence: MTMYPTHPNHGPTDPSAGAIFTCPALQGLARMVELLPAPVSVGAHAQVVPVTLDQNVARVRLDGATASPANMLALAGSGVTVFDDGLSLRASRAGRLSVDQHGRLSVVPMLEVDGHVTPSSGPVDFEGDVLVRGDVRDNAHLRCGGTLWVTGCIEAAHLDVARDICVADGISGNNKACCSAGGNISAKHISHGNVRAGGDVTVDGTVSGSQVDCDGRLIVNRGSVVSSRVTAVGGLRCSVLGAPADGHTVIEVGNDHRLAAQAQQTIREIQQQRFKAAELRRSAEPLLRFRKHLTPTLQTQMSDLLHQAAKLDVRSAEGMEWLRVAYERMTNSAAHAIEVTQRVHGRLTLLFPRVSCRVLRERPGPIRIETRRIDGLEQVVMLDAGGEIVQVLEAQPVVNDALDAVHQATVVQTPQAA
- a CDS encoding chemotaxis protein CheX; the encoded protein is MKAEHINIFIEATGHVIKTMVHVPITLGTPRLRRDDDRLHKLYKVSAIIELSGKIRGLFVLNLSAPVALALATGISGTPQTAIDADTLDAIAEIANMIAGSAKQKLSTGAGGPLSMTVPTLLNTGDVVYPQALPFIAIPFDCPNGRFLIEVGLRPAADVLSTAA
- a CDS encoding PAS domain-containing protein; this encodes MLSLLTAPLALSMGPSELTVLLATVLVCLGVVRWWDRWVAQERSHRRSATVTPPSATVPSAPAPAESIAGRELERLRAAMSGIANGVVVADSKGNLIDWNPAALRLHGYASIDEVRHHVAHFVDTFVLAEPGGRVLSVPEWPIPRMIRGEHVDNVELLVRRTDTQQEWFINYTGAIVRSPLGEIELLVLTLQDTTEARRAAKALRESEERFRQLADAMPQIVWTAGGDGQIDYYNRRGLELIGEPNASSSRWDALFHPDDVAPTHAIWSESMRTGNAFEHEYRLQDARSGEFRWWLGRAVPVTDDERNIVRWIGTSTDIHELKLAGDAIRNGSTLLRTLIEGIIDPVYIKDVDGRYLLVNAALASAMNRTPEEIVGNDDITLLGPEVGGIVRNSDRRVLASEGTQTYEETVTTNGRTFHFLETKSPHRDAGGRVVGLIGISRDISAHKQSEERWHEQQAQLAHLERVRTVGQMASGLAHELNQPLGAIANYTEACRVLLERGNLSAPQLADALAAVVSETARAGEIIRRLRSFVKKQRPHGQPVDINATVRDSASIMSYDLRTAGVQPQWQLDCTLGPVLADHVQIEQVLINLMRNAIDAMRDNETPERRLIVRTACNGQGKVRVSISDNGSGVPADQLPRIFDAFYTTKSNGMGIGLALCRTIIEEHGGEIAAERNPDRGMTFSFTLRPTRPVTDVQQEAV
- a CDS encoding response regulator, translating into MSDEQPIVHVVDDDPGMRQSTALLLQSAGLACATYASAAQFLAACRPTCPGCLILDLQLPGMCGIDLVEQLRTRGIALPILIVSGTGTIHMAVQGMKLGVLDFLEKPVDPQTLLAKVRSGLELDAQNRAADAELRELRDRFTAVTSRERELLKLLVDGLSSKQIASTLGISIKTVENHRTHLMEKTRAMNIADLVRMSMLIDAHK